The segment AGCGTCTGGTGATGCGCATGGTGGTCTCCGTGCTCGGGATGGGTTGAACGCATGGTAGGCAACCATCCATGGCGGAGTCCTCGCCAAACCTTAAACAATTCGTGATAACTGGAATGGCGGATTTCTGCACAATAGAGCCAGTTCAGAACCGAGGGCCAAGCCGCCGCACCATGGAACACGCCAAACGCATCCTGCTGGTCGAAGACGATGTCGGTATCGCCAACGTGCTGGCCATGCACCTGCGCGACGAGCGCTACGAAGTCGTGCATAGCGCCGATGGCGCCGAGGGGCTGCGCCTGCTGGAGCAGGGCGGTTGGGATGCGCTGGTGCTGGACCTGATGCTGCCCGGCGTGGATGGTCTCGAGATCTGCCGCCGGGCCCGGGCGATGACGCGCTACACGCCGATCATCATCACCAGCGCGCGTTCCAGCGAGGTGCATCGCATCCTGGGGCTCGAACTCGGTGCCGACGACTATCTGGCCAAGCCGTTCTCGGTGCTGGAGCTGGTGGCGCGCGTCAAGGCGCTGCTGCGTCGAGTGGAGGCAATGGCGCGCGATGTGCGGGCCGATGCCGGCAGTCTGGAGCTGGCCGGACTGGCCATTGATCCTCTCGCGCGAGAGGCCGCTGTCGACGGCAAGCGCCTCGACCTGACCCCGCGCGAGTTCGACCTGCTGTACTACTTCGCGCGCCATCCGGACAAGGTGTTCTCCCGCATGGACTTGCTCAACGCGGTGTGGGGCTACCAGCACGAGGGTTACGAGCACACGGTGAACACGCATATCAACCGGCTGCGCACCAAGATCGAGGTCGATCCGGCGCAGCCGAAGCGCATCCTGACTGTGTGGCGGCGCGGCTATCGGTTCGTGGCCGATCCGCAAGCCGACGCCGCGCAGGACGAAGGGGAAGCATCGTGAACCTGTCCCTGACACAACGGCTGTCCGCCGTTTTCGCCGCGTTGTTGCTGGCCTGCTGCGGGGCCTCCGCCTGGCTGCAGGTGCGGGCCAACGCGATGCATGAGAAAGAGGTGGTCCAGGACATATCGCGCGGGCTCGCCGCATACATCGCGCGCAATGCGCTGCTGGAGGATCAGAGCGCCATCGCGCCGCAGGCATTGCGCCAGCTCTTCGGGCAGTTGATGGTCGTGAATCCTAGTGTTGAGGTCTATCTGCTCGACGATCAGGGGCGCATTCGCGGGCACGATGCGCCGGCCGGCCACCTGGTGCGCGATCACGTGAACCTGGCGCCGGTGAAGAAGCTGATCGACGGTGGGGCGCTGCCGATCTTTGGCGACGACCCGCGCAGCGACAGCGGGCGGAAGGTGTTCAGCGCGGCGCCGTTGCGGCAGGGCGGCTATATCTACGTGGTGCTGCAGGGCGAGGCGCATGACAAGCTGGCCGCGCTGGCATCGCGCGACGCGGTCATGCGGACCACGCTCTGGTCGATGGCGTTGGTGGCCGCGCTCGGGCTGGTGGCGGGTCTGGTGGCTTTCGGCCTGATCACGCGCCCGCTGCGACGCCTGACGCTAGAGATCCGGCAATTTGATTCGGGTGATGCCGGCGATTTGCGGAGATCCGGCATCCCGGGTGCCGGAGCTGCCGACCGGATACAAGAGCCGATGCAGCGCGACGAGATCGCCGCGCTACGCACGGCGTTCCGTCAGATGGCCGACCGGATCGAGACACAATGGCGCGCGCTCAAGCAGCAGGATCAGGAGCGGCGCGAGATGGTGGCCAATATCTCGCACGACTTGCGCACACCGCTGACGTCGCTGCACGGGTATCTGGAAACGCTCTCGCTGAAGGCGGACAAGCTCAGCGCCGAGGAACGCCAGCGCTACCTTGCCATCGCGCTGGCGCAGAGCGCCAAGGTGGGCGGGCTGGCGCAG is part of the Cupriavidus metallidurans CH34 genome and harbors:
- a CDS encoding response regulator transcription factor produces the protein MEHAKRILLVEDDVGIANVLAMHLRDERYEVVHSADGAEGLRLLEQGGWDALVLDLMLPGVDGLEICRRARAMTRYTPIIITSARSSEVHRILGLELGADDYLAKPFSVLELVARVKALLRRVEAMARDVRADAGSLELAGLAIDPLAREAAVDGKRLDLTPREFDLLYYFARHPDKVFSRMDLLNAVWGYQHEGYEHTVNTHINRLRTKIEVDPAQPKRILTVWRRGYRFVADPQADAAQDEGEAS
- a CDS encoding sensor histidine kinase, with translation MNLSLTQRLSAVFAALLLACCGASAWLQVRANAMHEKEVVQDISRGLAAYIARNALLEDQSAIAPQALRQLFGQLMVVNPSVEVYLLDDQGRIRGHDAPAGHLVRDHVNLAPVKKLIDGGALPIFGDDPRSDSGRKVFSAAPLRQGGYIYVVLQGEAHDKLAALASRDAVMRTTLWSMALVAALGLVAGLVAFGLITRPLRRLTLEIRQFDSGDAGDLRRSGIPGAGAADRIQEPMQRDEIAALRTAFRQMADRIETQWRALKQQDQERREMVANISHDLRTPLTSLHGYLETLSLKADKLSAEERQRYLAIALAQSAKVGGLAQSLFELARLEHGMVQAMPETFSIVDLTQDVLEKFALPAEAKHLQLRAGVPPVLPAVTADLGMIERVLTNLLDNAIRHTPVGGTVEVDLTSQNGSVAVTVSDTGPGIPPALRESLFQRPFPSGGAHRGGGLGLLIVQRMLQLNGSQARLVEGQVGTTLRFVLPVAGRESRPAAIADAAATR